A part of Rhodomicrobium lacus genomic DNA contains:
- a CDS encoding prepilin peptidase codes for MPQDTATQSLFLTTIFAAPFVGCFAATAVRAHISGESAFWGRSRCGHCQYKLAIWDLIPIFSWLANYGRCRHCSSRVSILYPYMESTFVVITLIVVNQNDSIESFIMGIILGWALITLCAFDIAAFVLPNIITYALIYIGVGVAFLQGTEAGFESVAGGCAGAIFLIAVKYAYLRMRGRDGLGMGDVKLFAAAGAWVGIDGLPQVLLLGSLLGLLHATVIARNSQDISSERIPFGVGLSIGFGATWLYGSLLP; via the coding sequence ATGCCGCAAGATACCGCCACTCAGTCATTGTTTTTGACAACAATTTTCGCAGCCCCCTTCGTTGGCTGTTTCGCTGCCACCGCCGTTCGTGCTCATATCTCTGGCGAGTCCGCTTTTTGGGGGCGTTCAAGATGCGGGCATTGCCAATATAAACTGGCTATTTGGGATCTCATTCCAATTTTTTCGTGGCTGGCAAACTACGGGAGATGTCGGCACTGCAGTTCGCGAGTTTCGATCCTCTATCCCTATATGGAATCCACGTTCGTCGTGATCACACTCATAGTTGTTAATCAAAATGATTCGATCGAAAGCTTTATTATGGGAATTATTCTTGGTTGGGCGCTTATCACGCTCTGTGCTTTTGATATTGCGGCCTTTGTCCTTCCTAATATTATCACGTATGCGCTTATTTATATCGGGGTCGGAGTGGCTTTCCTTCAGGGAACTGAAGCTGGGTTTGAAAGCGTTGCCGGAGGCTGTGCGGGCGCGATTTTTCTTATTGCGGTCAAATACGCCTATCTGCGAATGAGAGGTCGTGACGGTTTAGGTATGGGCGACGTCAAACTCTTTGCTGCAGCAGGAGCCTGGGTTGGCATTGACGGCCTACCTCAAGTCCTTCTTCTTGGTTCTCTTTTAGGATTGTTGCACGCGACCGTTATCGCTAGAAATAGTCAAGACATTTCCTCGGAGCGAATTCCGTTTGGAGTGGGCCTTTCTATAGGCTTTGGAGCAACCTGGTTATACGGGTCTTTATTGCCATGA
- the gspD gene encoding type II secretion system secretin GspD, with product MRVQKVGAALSLLVLNACGANQGFQDPLISAEVYQEGQKEQTAKAGGTDARLAASRADEKQSVIFGSGQFISEPRAGKTSENTNGDVELNFSDANVREVAQTILGSMLGQNIVIDAGIDQRITLRTNKPLNKASLIPTLETTLAASGLALVKDGALYRIVSASKARSSSRSLVIAKNGTLPAGYGITVVQLDHIAPSQMAKILEPFASEKSILRTDDSRNLLIVAGTGPEITSLLEAVATFDVSPLKGMSFGYFKLRHARSAQVAPEIKNLIRAYADRTGLNAPEVISVDRLNSLIVFASQADALKLARQWINGLDQEKEDPEAGVYVYRVKNRKAKDLAPILAQLFRAGGAESISIAATTPPDTPTVDISSQSRGFSSSNRGLVRSSLAPDGNDAGSGSAQAAATDTNATLSSGGRIIADPINNALLIRATPSEYRSIISALAHLDSVPPLVMVDVTIAEVTLNDELAYGIEWFLKKGNHDASMSRLASGAISSSFPGFSYFFAASDIQVVLNAVSSATQLKILSSPKVMVMEHKTAVLQIGDQIPVITSTSQSVSSADAPVIQTVQYYDTGVILKVTPQVNSSGLVMMDISQEVSNVSEETSKTENSSPTIQQRKISSAIAIQSGQAVVLGGLIRDTKTSSASGIPLLSDIPKVGEVFSRNQKKIQRTELVVIINPRVVWDRSDAREATDEIRTKMQAIFGR from the coding sequence ATGAGGGTGCAGAAGGTCGGTGCAGCTTTATCACTTTTGGTGTTAAACGCATGCGGTGCAAATCAAGGATTTCAGGATCCTCTGATTAGCGCTGAGGTATACCAAGAGGGACAAAAGGAACAGACGGCGAAAGCCGGCGGAACCGACGCGCGCCTAGCCGCCTCGCGTGCAGATGAAAAACAAAGCGTTATATTCGGAAGCGGTCAGTTTATATCGGAGCCGCGTGCTGGGAAAACTTCGGAAAACACAAACGGAGATGTAGAACTCAATTTTTCTGATGCGAATGTTCGGGAGGTCGCCCAAACGATACTGGGTTCCATGTTGGGACAGAATATCGTGATAGATGCCGGAATCGATCAGCGCATCACGCTGCGGACAAACAAGCCTTTGAACAAAGCGAGTCTCATTCCCACTTTGGAAACGACACTTGCCGCCTCCGGTTTGGCGCTGGTTAAAGACGGCGCTCTTTACCGTATTGTATCTGCATCTAAAGCGCGCAGCTCAAGCCGCTCGCTCGTGATCGCTAAAAACGGCACTTTGCCAGCAGGTTATGGCATAACTGTCGTTCAACTCGATCACATAGCGCCATCGCAAATGGCGAAAATCCTCGAACCTTTCGCATCCGAGAAGAGCATACTCCGTACCGACGATTCGCGTAACCTCTTGATTGTTGCCGGCACCGGCCCCGAAATAACGTCTCTCTTAGAGGCCGTTGCAACGTTCGATGTAAGCCCGCTTAAGGGCATGTCGTTCGGCTATTTCAAATTACGGCATGCTCGATCCGCTCAGGTGGCTCCCGAGATAAAAAATCTTATCCGCGCTTATGCTGATAGAACCGGCCTCAATGCACCCGAAGTTATTTCGGTTGATCGCCTTAATTCTCTTATCGTTTTTGCCTCTCAAGCTGATGCTCTAAAGCTGGCTAGGCAATGGATCAACGGGCTTGATCAGGAAAAAGAAGACCCTGAAGCGGGCGTCTATGTCTACCGGGTCAAGAATAGAAAGGCAAAAGATCTGGCTCCTATTTTGGCTCAATTATTTCGCGCGGGCGGAGCCGAAAGCATCTCAATCGCAGCCACTACTCCTCCCGATACGCCGACAGTCGATATATCAAGCCAATCGCGCGGTTTTTCCTCTTCAAATCGGGGGCTTGTCCGCAGTTCATTAGCGCCCGATGGTAATGATGCCGGCTCAGGTTCTGCCCAAGCTGCAGCGACAGACACGAACGCTACCCTCTCATCTGGGGGGAGAATAATTGCAGACCCTATCAACAATGCACTGTTGATCCGAGCCACCCCCTCAGAATATCGGTCGATTATATCGGCTTTGGCGCATCTGGACTCGGTTCCGCCCCTTGTCATGGTTGATGTCACGATCGCAGAAGTCACGTTGAATGACGAACTGGCTTACGGCATTGAATGGTTCTTAAAAAAAGGGAATCACGATGCCTCAATGAGCCGCCTAGCCAGCGGAGCGATCTCTTCCTCATTCCCCGGCTTCTCGTATTTCTTCGCGGCGTCAGACATACAAGTTGTTTTGAATGCCGTTTCAAGTGCAACACAATTAAAAATACTCTCCTCGCCAAAGGTTATGGTGATGGAACATAAGACCGCTGTCCTCCAAATAGGTGATCAGATTCCTGTCATTACTTCGACCTCACAGAGCGTATCAAGCGCCGATGCACCTGTGATACAGACCGTTCAATATTATGACACCGGTGTAATATTGAAAGTTACACCGCAAGTCAACTCTAGTGGTTTAGTTATGATGGATATAAGCCAAGAAGTCAGCAACGTGTCCGAAGAGACTTCTAAAACTGAAAACTCTTCGCCAACTATACAACAGCGAAAAATCAGTTCAGCGATTGCGATTCAGAGTGGACAAGCTGTCGTTCTCGGCGGACTTATACGCGATACCAAAACATCGTCAGCAAGTGGCATACCACTCTTGTCAGATATACCAAAGGTTGGTGAGGTTTTTAGTCGAAATCAGAAGAAAATACAACGGACAGAACTTGTCGTAATTATCAATCCCCGCGTAGTTTGGGATCGATCAGATGCTAGAGAAGCCACTGATGAAATTCGAACAAAAATGCAGGCCATATTCGGCCGTTGA